The Triticum aestivum cultivar Chinese Spring chromosome 3A, IWGSC CS RefSeq v2.1, whole genome shotgun sequence genome includes a region encoding these proteins:
- the LOC123063567 gene encoding glycine-rich cell wall structural protein 2, whose protein sequence is MAAYYNGGRPMSYSNTEESFDGGRTVYSTTTEECYDAGKLGHGTGYGHGQSHGNGGTNMYFNNTGVDSSMYGHGSGGGRTVYTTTTDECFDSVRPGYGQGHGYGQNNGGTMSYTTTTESFGGGDQGQGYYKKEVTQHKNMERVGEAGALAAGAFALYEGYEAKKDPAHARKHQIEAGLAGVAAAGAGGYAYHEHREQKQPSYGGKQVYRMPVHNSYCN, encoded by the exons ATGGCCGCCTACTACAACGGCGGCAGGCCCATGTCCTACTCCAACACCGAGGAGTCCTTCGACGGCGGCAGGACCGTGTACTCCACCACCACCGAGGAGTGCTACGACGCTGGCAAGCTCGGCCATGGTACCGGCTATGGCCACGGTCAGAGCCATGGCAATGGCGGGACCAACATGTACTTCAACAACACTGGGGTCGACTCCAGCATGTACGGGCATGGCAGCGGCGGTGGCAGGACCGTGTACACCACCACCACCGACGAGTGCTTCGACTCCGTCAGGCCCGGGTATGGGCAGGGTCACGGCTACGGGCAGAACAACGGTGGGACCATGTCGTACACCACCACCACCGAGTCCTTCGGCGGAGGCGACCAGGGGCAGGGGTACTACAAGAAGGAGGTGACGCAGCACAAGAATATGGAGCGCGTAGGCGaggccggcgccctcgccgccggtGCCTTCGCCCTG TATGAGGGGTATGAGGCGAAGAAGGACCCGGCGCACGCGCGGAAGCACCAGATCGAGGCCGGCCTGGCaggggtggcggcggccggcgccggTGGCTACGCGTACCACGAGCACCGCGAGCAGAAGCAGCCTAGCTACGGGGGAAAGCAGGTGTACAGGATGCCCGTTCACAACAGCTACTGCAACTAA
- the LOC123059531 gene encoding glycine-rich cell wall structural protein 2 codes for MAAYYTGGRPMSYSNTEESFDGGKTVYSTTTEECYDAAKLGHGAGYGHGQSYGNGGTNMYSNTTGVDSSMYGHGGGGGGRTVYTTTTDESFDSMRPGHGQGHGYGQNNGGTMAYTTTTESFGGGEQGQGYYKKEVTQHKNRERVGEAGALAAGGFALYEGYEAKKDPAHARKHQIEAGLAGAAAVGAGGYAYHEHREQKQPGYGGKQEYRMPVHNSYFN; via the exons ATGGCGGCCTACTACACCGGCGGCAGGCCCATGTCCTACTCCAACACCGAGGAGTCCTTCGACGGCGGCAAGACCGTGTACTCCACCACCACCGAGGAGTGCTACGATGCTGCGAAGCTCGGCCATGGTGCCGGCTACGGCCACGGTCAGAGCTATGGCAATGGCGGGACCAACATGTACTCCAACACCACTGGCGTCGACTCCAGCATGtacgggcatggcggcggcggcggtggcaggacCGTGTACACCACCACCACCGACGAGTCCTTCGACTCCATGAGGCCCGGGCATGGGCAGGGCCACGGCTACGGGCAGAACAACGGCGGGACCATGGCGTACACCACCACCACCGAGTCCTTCGGCGGAGGCGAGCAGGGCCAGGGGTACTACAAGAAGGAGGTGACGCAGCACAAGAACAGGGAGCGCGTCGGCGaggccggcgccctcgccgccggtGGCTTCGCCCTG TACGAGGGGTATGAGGCGAAGAAGGACCCAGCGCACGCCCGGAAGCACCAGATTGAGGCCGGcctggcaggggcggcggcggttggcgccGGCGGCTACGCCTACCACGAGCACCGCGAGCAGAAGCAGCCCGGCTACGGTGGGAAGCAGGAGTACAGGATGCCTGTCCACAACAGCTACTTCAACTAA